The following are encoded together in the Pseudomonas maumuensis genome:
- a CDS encoding DUF4136 domain-containing protein, with product MLRRLVLLSFALLLAACSSNNVQHDFDASRDFAAYRSWAWQEPGLQYRPDDPRIKSDLTEQRIRQAVAGQLDQRGLRPAQGNARADVKVRAYLIVEDRQQQITTNYGGAWGGYWGGYWGGPMYNETRSVDYKVATIQVDLFDGRDGKLVWRGSAEQIMNNYPPSPQERNAAIQKTVTQVLSNYPPH from the coding sequence ATGTTGCGCCGTCTCGTTCTATTGTCCTTCGCCCTGCTGCTGGCCGCCTGCTCGAGCAACAACGTGCAGCACGATTTCGACGCCAGCCGCGACTTCGCCGCCTACCGCAGCTGGGCCTGGCAGGAGCCGGGCCTGCAATATCGCCCGGACGACCCGCGGATCAAGAGCGACCTGACCGAGCAACGCATTCGCCAGGCGGTCGCCGGCCAGCTCGACCAGCGCGGCCTGCGCCCGGCCCAGGGCAATGCCCGGGCCGATGTGAAGGTGCGCGCCTATCTGATCGTCGAAGACCGCCAGCAGCAGATCACCACCAACTACGGCGGCGCCTGGGGCGGTTATTGGGGCGGCTACTGGGGCGGGCCGATGTACAACGAGACCCGCAGCGTCGACTACAAGGTGGCGACCATCCAGGTCGACCTGTTCGATGGGCGTGACGGCAAGCTGGTGTGGCGGGGCAGCGCCGAACAGATCATGAACAACTACCCGCCCAGCCCGCAGGAGCGCAATGCGGCGATCCAGAAGACCGTCACCCAGGTGTTGAGCAACTACCCACCACATTGA
- a CDS encoding MazG-like family protein, whose product MNLQELTERLHRIRDTNDWRVFHSPKNLAMAASVEMAELVEIFQWLSEDQSRQLPADQLAHAGQEVGDIVLYLLLLCSELGLDMNEVVRAKLADSERRFAK is encoded by the coding sequence ATGAACCTGCAAGAACTGACCGAACGCCTGCACCGCATCCGCGACACCAACGACTGGCGGGTTTTCCACAGCCCGAAGAACCTGGCCATGGCCGCCAGCGTCGAAATGGCCGAGCTGGTGGAGATCTTCCAGTGGCTGAGCGAAGACCAGTCGCGCCAGCTGCCCGCCGACCAGCTTGCCCACGCCGGCCAGGAAGTGGGCGATATCGTCCTCTACCTGTTGCTGCTGTGCAGCGAGCTGGGCCTGGACATGAACGAGGTGGTGCGGGCCAAGCTCGCCGACAGCGAGAGGCGCTTCGCCAAATGA
- a CDS encoding DUF4136 domain-containing protein produces MPYRLLCLALLPLALAACQGSNPYVASGKPLPPAPPQAAGTFDASAYPAPARDYGRYRSWSWRNNQPPGGLVNATPGQLADAVSGALDQHGLRPAHNAPADLLVSADVRVERRLRQVRDYDYDPYYGPYPYGGVGYGGYRNGYGGYASVPIVRTYEVEVMVVRIDLFDARNGQPVWSASAESGSDKDSPRERESALRESVSKAMSGYPPS; encoded by the coding sequence ATGCCGTACCGTCTGCTCTGCCTGGCCCTGCTCCCCCTCGCCCTGGCCGCCTGCCAGGGCAGCAACCCCTATGTCGCCAGCGGCAAGCCGCTGCCACCGGCACCGCCGCAGGCCGCCGGTACCTTCGACGCCAGCGCCTACCCCGCACCGGCACGCGACTACGGCCGTTACCGCAGCTGGAGCTGGCGCAACAACCAGCCACCCGGGGGCCTGGTCAACGCCACGCCGGGCCAGCTGGCCGACGCGGTGAGCGGCGCCCTCGACCAGCACGGCCTGCGCCCGGCGCACAATGCGCCCGCCGACCTGCTGGTCAGCGCCGACGTGCGCGTGGAACGGCGCCTGCGCCAAGTACGCGACTACGACTACGATCCCTACTACGGCCCCTACCCTTACGGTGGCGTCGGCTACGGTGGCTATCGCAACGGCTATGGTGGCTACGCCAGCGTGCCGATCGTGCGCACCTACGAAGTCGAGGTGATGGTGGTGCGCATCGACCTGTTCGATGCTCGCAACGGCCAGCCGGTGTGGAGCGCCAGTGCCGAAAGCGGCAGCGACAAGGACTCGCCGCGTGAACGCGAGAGCGCCCTGCGCGAGTCGGTGAGCAAGGCGATGAGCGGCTATCCTCCCAGCTAA
- a CDS encoding methyltransferase domain-containing protein, with the protein MNDRHFDELASRFAEKIYGGAKGAIRLAVLQADLAEALPDRPLRVLDIGAGLGHMALWLAQRGHHLTLAEPAAPMLDGARARFAEAGQQATFIQAPWQDLLGQLTEPYDLVLCHAVLEWLAEPESILPVLHQLTAPGGWLSLAFYNRDALVYRNLLKGHFRKLRHNRLAGEKQSLTPQKPLDPRELKAQLEALWQVESESGVRVFHDYMPKEFQAKAELLDLLEMELAHRRHPSFAGLGRYLHWMCRPH; encoded by the coding sequence ATGAACGACCGTCATTTCGATGAGCTGGCCAGCCGCTTCGCCGAGAAGATCTACGGCGGCGCCAAGGGGGCGATCCGCCTGGCGGTGCTCCAGGCCGACCTGGCCGAAGCCCTGCCCGACCGCCCCCTGCGGGTGCTCGATATCGGCGCGGGCCTCGGGCACATGGCCCTGTGGCTGGCCCAGCGTGGCCACCACCTGACCCTCGCCGAACCCGCCGCGCCGATGCTCGACGGCGCCCGTGCGCGCTTCGCCGAGGCTGGCCAGCAGGCCACGTTCATCCAGGCGCCCTGGCAGGACCTGCTGGGCCAACTCACCGAACCCTACGACCTGGTGCTGTGCCACGCCGTGCTCGAATGGCTGGCCGAGCCCGAAAGCATCCTACCGGTGCTGCACCAGCTGACCGCGCCGGGCGGCTGGCTGTCGCTGGCCTTCTACAACCGCGACGCGCTGGTCTACCGCAACCTGCTCAAGGGCCATTTCCGCAAGCTGCGGCACAATCGCCTGGCCGGTGAAAAGCAGAGCCTCACGCCACAGAAACCTCTTGATCCACGCGAGCTCAAGGCGCAACTTGAAGCTCTGTGGCAGGTCGAAAGCGAGAGCGGCGTACGGGTATTCCACGACTACATGCCCAAGGAGTTCCAGGCCAAGGCCGAGCTGCTCGACCTGCTGGAAATGGAGTTGGCGCACCGCCGCCACCCCAGCTTCGCCGGCCTGGGCCGCTACCTGCACTGGATGTGCCGCCCCCACTGA
- a CDS encoding pilus assembly protein TadG-related protein → MVPRSAVRQRGAIGLMAALTMGLALVFMLLTVDSGRLYLEQRKLQRIADMAALEAAEHDGACTGSGPQASTLARTAATRNGHSPLNPLIASCGYLRTGNDNLRTFTADNQRNEAIKVEVSNVVVTSFAGGIYALVQGGAIARTTTLRASAVAASPGPPQAMLSIRSTLLQVSSMQSAILNALLKAIGGSTQLSVLGWQGIADTQLNLLDYLDALSTDLHLNLGDYQQLLNLQTTADKLLNVAVKVLQQSGAAVEVTGNLLKLAADLKGQITLGQLLNLQTGTVQAGLDANVQVLQLIQAMIQLAANRQAVNAEIPINVLGLINGRVYLKVIQPPQNSAVGDPRSDELRVHTAQIRALVSLDLPLLSGIAGLLNAVLDLAAPLTNVLNNLLSLNLLGTVQSLTCALGIPCKVSDIRLLDSQLHIDIGIEVAEGTSRLRPAPPDNYSCTPKSLNTLTQRSAARIAIGRFDSPADFLTQGPDLVKVQALPVIDIGTNVCSRLLILPPSCGTRVPYAGGGIGLRVDSKLLGSGPTEKPLLFAGDHAPRTIGQDPMFQPMDTDQAQVVASLSGTLSGVHLEAYKPIGNSGLGQVLVLTAGLLDGVKNILEPVIRNLLSPLLDPLVSGLLKVLGIDLATAEVGANLSCSSGHAQLVL, encoded by the coding sequence GTGGTTCCCCGTTCCGCTGTGCGCCAACGCGGCGCGATCGGCCTGATGGCCGCGCTGACCATGGGCCTGGCCCTGGTTTTCATGCTCCTGACCGTCGACAGCGGCCGCCTCTACCTCGAACAACGCAAGCTGCAACGCATCGCCGACATGGCTGCGCTGGAAGCCGCCGAGCATGACGGTGCCTGCACCGGCAGCGGCCCGCAGGCATCCACCCTGGCCCGCACCGCCGCCACCCGCAACGGCCATTCGCCGCTCAACCCGCTGATCGCCAGCTGCGGCTACCTGCGCACCGGCAATGACAACCTGCGCACCTTCACTGCCGACAATCAGCGCAACGAGGCGATCAAGGTCGAGGTCAGCAATGTGGTGGTCACCAGCTTCGCCGGTGGCATCTACGCACTGGTGCAGGGCGGTGCCATCGCCCGCACCACTACCCTGCGCGCCAGCGCGGTGGCCGCAAGCCCTGGGCCGCCCCAGGCAATGCTGAGCATTCGCAGCACACTGCTGCAGGTCAGTTCGATGCAGTCGGCCATTCTCAACGCCCTGTTGAAAGCCATCGGCGGCAGCACGCAGCTCAGCGTGCTGGGCTGGCAAGGCATCGCCGATACCCAGCTCAACCTGCTCGATTACCTCGACGCACTGTCCACCGACCTGCACCTGAACCTGGGCGACTACCAGCAGCTGCTGAACCTCCAGACCACCGCCGACAAGCTGCTAAACGTCGCCGTCAAGGTACTGCAGCAAAGCGGCGCCGCCGTGGAGGTGACCGGCAATCTGCTCAAACTCGCCGCGGACCTCAAAGGGCAGATCACCCTGGGGCAGTTGCTCAACCTGCAAACCGGTACTGTCCAGGCGGGCCTGGACGCGAACGTGCAAGTGCTGCAACTGATCCAGGCCATGATTCAACTGGCGGCTAATCGACAAGCGGTGAATGCCGAGATCCCCATCAACGTGCTGGGACTGATCAATGGCCGCGTGTATCTGAAGGTGATCCAGCCCCCGCAGAACTCCGCCGTCGGCGACCCGCGCAGCGATGAGTTGCGCGTGCATACCGCGCAGATCCGCGCGCTGGTGTCCCTGGACCTGCCCCTGCTGAGTGGTATCGCCGGATTGCTCAATGCCGTACTGGACCTGGCGGCGCCCTTGACCAACGTACTCAACAACCTGCTCAGCCTCAACCTGCTGGGCACTGTGCAGTCGCTGACCTGCGCCCTGGGCATTCCGTGCAAGGTCAGCGACATCAGGCTGCTGGACAGTCAGTTGCACATCGACATCGGCATCGAAGTGGCCGAGGGCACCAGCCGTCTGCGCCCGGCACCGCCCGACAATTACAGCTGCACCCCCAAGAGCCTGAACACCCTCACCCAGCGCTCGGCGGCGAGGATCGCGATCGGCAGGTTCGATTCACCGGCCGACTTCCTCACCCAGGGGCCTGACCTGGTCAAAGTGCAGGCTCTGCCGGTCATCGACATCGGCACCAATGTCTGCAGCCGTCTGCTGATCCTGCCACCCTCCTGCGGCACACGCGTGCCCTATGCCGGTGGCGGCATCGGCCTGCGGGTAGACAGCAAGCTGCTCGGCAGCGGCCCGACGGAAAAACCGCTGCTCTTCGCCGGGGACCATGCGCCGCGCACCATCGGCCAGGATCCGATGTTCCAGCCTATGGATACCGACCAGGCCCAGGTGGTGGCCAGTCTTTCCGGCACCCTCTCCGGTGTTCACCTGGAAGCCTACAAGCCCATCGGCAACAGTGGCCTCGGCCAGGTGCTGGTGCTCACTGCTGGCCTGCTGGACGGGGTGAAGAACATCCTCGAGCCGGTAATCAGGAACCTGCTCAGCCCGCTGCTCGATCCCCTGGTCAGCGGCTTGCTCAAGGTACTGGGCATCGATCTGGCCACTGCCGAGGTCGGCGCCAACCTCAGTTGCTCAAGCGGCCATGCTCAATTGGTGCTGTGA
- a CDS encoding acetyl-CoA C-acetyltransferase, with product MQSIRRVAILGGNRIPFARSNGAYAKASNQAMLTAALEGLVERYRLHGLRLGEVAAGAVLKHSRDMNLTRECVLGSRLSPQTPAYDIQQACGTGLEAALLVANKIALGQIDSGIAGGVDTTSDAPIAVSEGLRQILLQANRGKSLGERLKPFLKLRPGLLKPELPRNGEPRTGLSMGEHCERMAQTWQIERGDQDALALLSHQHLATSYREGWHDDLLTPYLGLTRDNNLRADLTLEQLAKLKPVFERSGLGTLTPGNSTPLTDGASLVLLGSEAWAEEHGLKVQAYLVDGEAAAVDFVHGQEGLLMAPVYAVPRLLARNGLTLQDFDFYEIHEAFAAQVLCTLKAWEDADYCRTRLGLDAPLGAIDRSKLNVKGSSLAAGHPFAATGGRILANMAKLLSERGKGRGLISICAAGGQGVTAIVER from the coding sequence ATGCAGTCAATTCGCCGGGTCGCGATCCTGGGGGGCAACCGGATTCCCTTCGCCCGCTCCAATGGCGCCTACGCCAAGGCCAGCAACCAGGCGATGCTCACCGCCGCCCTCGAAGGCCTGGTGGAGCGTTACCGCCTGCATGGGCTGCGCCTGGGCGAGGTCGCGGCGGGGGCGGTGCTCAAGCACTCGCGTGACATGAACCTGACCCGCGAGTGCGTGCTCGGCTCGCGCCTGTCGCCGCAGACGCCGGCCTACGATATCCAGCAGGCCTGCGGCACCGGGCTGGAGGCGGCGTTGCTGGTGGCCAACAAGATCGCCCTGGGGCAGATCGACAGCGGCATCGCCGGCGGCGTCGACACCACCTCGGACGCCCCCATCGCCGTGAGCGAAGGGTTGCGCCAGATCCTGCTGCAGGCCAACCGTGGCAAGAGCCTCGGCGAGCGCCTCAAGCCTTTCCTCAAGTTGCGTCCGGGCCTGCTCAAGCCCGAGCTGCCGCGCAACGGCGAGCCGCGCACGGGGCTGTCGATGGGCGAGCATTGCGAGCGCATGGCGCAGACCTGGCAGATCGAGCGCGGCGACCAGGATGCGCTGGCGCTGCTCAGCCACCAGCACCTGGCGACGTCCTATCGCGAGGGATGGCACGACGACCTGCTCACGCCTTACCTGGGCCTGACCCGCGACAACAACCTGCGCGCCGACCTCACCCTGGAACAGCTGGCCAAGCTCAAGCCGGTGTTCGAGCGCAGCGGCCTCGGCACGCTCACCCCGGGCAACTCCACGCCGCTGACCGATGGCGCCTCGCTGGTGCTGCTCGGCAGCGAGGCCTGGGCCGAGGAGCATGGCCTCAAGGTGCAGGCCTACTTGGTCGACGGCGAGGCGGCGGCGGTGGATTTCGTCCATGGCCAGGAGGGCCTGCTGATGGCGCCGGTGTACGCGGTGCCACGGCTGCTGGCACGCAACGGCCTGACCTTGCAGGATTTCGATTTCTACGAAATCCACGAAGCCTTTGCCGCCCAGGTGCTATGCACCCTCAAGGCCTGGGAAGATGCCGATTACTGCCGCACACGGCTGGGGCTCGATGCGCCGCTCGGTGCGATTGACCGTAGCAAGCTGAACGTGAAGGGCAGTTCGCTGGCCGCAGGGCACCCGTTCGCCGCGACGGGTGGGCGGATTCTGGCGAACATGGCCAAGCTGCTCAGCGAGCGGGGCAAGGGGCGCGGCCTGATCTCCATCTGCGCGGCGGGCGGGCAGGGGGTGACGGCGATCGTCGAGCGATAG
- a CDS encoding 3-oxoacyl-ACP reductase: protein MSDRYLGFANSTLGRKLVDALGLPRPVPLERWQAGRLRPIEGALVLGGGPLASQVAAIAPRLTADCYGFDAEALDAPAWVAGLGPKLKAVVFDASHLSDSDALKQLREFFQPLLRSLAPSAHVLILGRAPESLDDAQASVAQRALEGFSRSLAKELRNGATANLLYVGDGAEDQLEGALRFFLSPKSAFVSGQVLRLSACTAQVEDWTRPLAGRHALVTGAARGIGAAIAETLARDGAEVTLLDVPQAQRDLDALAARLGGRALALDICAADAAAQLLEALPQGLDIVVHNAGITRDKTLANMTPEYWDAVLAVNLKAPQVLTQALFEGGKLHSDARITLLASVSGIAGNRGQSNYAASKAGLIGFAQAWAPRLAEQGASINAVAPGFIETHMTAAMPMGLREAGRRLSSLGQGGLPQDVAEAIAWLSQPGSGAVNGQALRVCGQALMGA from the coding sequence ATGAGCGACCGCTATCTGGGCTTTGCCAACTCCACCCTTGGCCGCAAACTGGTCGATGCCCTCGGCCTGCCGCGCCCGGTGCCGCTGGAGCGCTGGCAGGCCGGGCGCCTGCGCCCCATCGAGGGCGCGCTGGTGCTCGGTGGCGGCCCGCTGGCCAGCCAGGTCGCGGCAATCGCCCCACGCCTGACCGCCGATTGCTACGGCTTCGACGCCGAAGCGCTCGACGCCCCCGCCTGGGTCGCGGGCCTGGGGCCGAAACTCAAAGCCGTGGTGTTCGATGCCAGTCACTTGTCCGACAGCGATGCGCTCAAGCAGTTGCGCGAATTCTTCCAGCCCTTGCTGCGCAGCCTGGCCCCCAGCGCCCATGTGCTGATCCTGGGGCGCGCCCCGGAAAGCCTGGACGATGCGCAAGCCAGTGTCGCCCAACGCGCCCTGGAGGGTTTCAGCCGTTCGCTGGCCAAGGAGTTGCGCAACGGCGCCACGGCCAATCTCTTGTATGTCGGTGACGGCGCCGAAGACCAGCTCGAAGGCGCGCTGCGCTTCTTCCTCTCGCCCAAGAGTGCGTTCGTTTCCGGGCAGGTCCTGCGCCTGTCGGCGTGTACCGCCCAGGTCGAAGACTGGACCCGCCCGCTGGCCGGTCGCCACGCCCTGGTCACCGGTGCCGCCCGTGGCATCGGCGCGGCCATTGCCGAGACCCTGGCCCGCGATGGCGCCGAGGTGACCTTGCTCGACGTACCCCAGGCGCAGCGCGACCTCGACGCCCTCGCCGCGCGCCTGGGCGGCCGTGCCCTGGCCCTGGACATCTGCGCCGCCGATGCCGCCGCGCAGTTGCTCGAAGCCTTGCCGCAAGGCCTGGACATCGTGGTGCATAACGCCGGCATCACCCGCGACAAGACCCTCGCCAACATGACCCCGGAATACTGGGACGCGGTGCTGGCCGTTAACCTCAAGGCTCCACAGGTGCTGACCCAGGCGCTGTTCGAGGGTGGCAAGCTGCACTCCGACGCCCGTATCACCCTGCTCGCCTCGGTCAGCGGCATCGCCGGCAACCGTGGCCAGTCCAACTATGCGGCCAGCAAGGCCGGGCTGATCGGTTTCGCCCAGGCCTGGGCGCCGCGCCTGGCCGAGCAGGGCGCCAGCATCAACGCGGTGGCGCCGGGCTTTATCGAAACGCACATGACCGCGGCCATGCCCATGGGCCTGCGCGAGGCCGGCCGGCGCCTGAGCTCACTCGGCCAGGGCGGCTTGCCGCAGGATGTCGCCGAGGCCATCGCCTGGCTCAGCCAGCCAGGTTCCGGCGCGGTCAACGGCCAGGCCCTGCGGGTCTGCGGCCAGGCCTTGATGGGAGCTTGA
- a CDS encoding PAS domain-containing sensor histidine kinase, whose product MSGGLFDRWFAVPAPAQAPEATPAVGLQLWLDDQARVLRLAGPLRSLLALPGQAGARVHDYLERHSWLVLEGQPADWQGQPLDLDFHTVMGHALHTRGWLQRHEQGWMLQLFDIGDLLREQRWDRQRPLLGEIGHALRECGAERLAQTVREQLRSLAEHWQAAALRLVLREPGGWRHYASSDETWPWPDDRRLRDRLERWPAHTLIDVRDDPELLALCGGASLFLVPYRQGLEAEAWMLCAGAHQVPALDMALALVRTLTEPLLVRHRRQQLQHQAHHLDDLQQQLGAGWWEWPAHGDLQLDPALATTLGLDSRLDLTQWLARLHPADREPAQLALDQAREGQALSLGVRLLDSDPLAAPRWFHWAGQGRGGQLRGFLLDISALKAQEQQAGAARARLENLIARSPAVIYVQRYAEGALHSDFYSASLAPLLGWEGDGELARQPGLAVHPDDRPLWLERTRGLLRDGQVRCRYRLRDHLGGYHWMLDEARLLRDDLGQPLEVVGLWLDVSEATEAAERMRQSEERYRVLVEDSPAMICRYRPDLTVLFGNRPLADYLGCMPEQLQGMDLGHWLSAEQRETFLQRLQALTPEQPVSSAEICLQLPGREHAWWVWADRGLFDGEGRLLEVQAVGRDNTEVRRSQQQLLQGAKMATLGELATGLVHEINQPLNVMRMAAGNALKRLENGAADPAYLADKLRRIEAQVERAARLVDHMRVYGRRSTVERERFAAWDAVQGALALLEEGLRGKGVELHLESPESMPQVLGHQDQLEQVLINLMVNARDALLEKQVAQPWIRVRQALHGERLWLLVDDNAGGIDARLQARIFEPFFTTKPAGVGTGLGLSVSHGIVSQMGGGLTVSNSSEGACFCIDLPVHSTN is encoded by the coding sequence GTGAGTGGTGGTCTGTTCGACCGCTGGTTCGCCGTGCCGGCCCCCGCCCAGGCGCCCGAGGCGACACCCGCCGTGGGTCTGCAATTGTGGCTCGACGACCAGGCGCGGGTGCTGCGCCTGGCCGGCCCGCTGCGCAGCTTGCTGGCTTTGCCCGGCCAGGCTGGCGCGCGGGTGCATGACTACCTTGAGCGACACAGCTGGCTGGTACTCGAAGGCCAGCCCGCCGACTGGCAGGGGCAGCCACTGGACCTGGACTTCCATACGGTCATGGGCCACGCCCTTCATACCCGCGGCTGGCTGCAACGCCACGAGCAGGGCTGGATGCTGCAACTGTTCGATATCGGCGATCTGCTCCGCGAACAGCGCTGGGATCGCCAGCGGCCCCTGCTCGGGGAGATCGGCCATGCCCTGCGTGAATGCGGTGCCGAGCGCCTGGCGCAGACGGTACGCGAGCAGTTGCGCAGCCTGGCCGAGCACTGGCAGGCTGCCGCGCTGCGCCTGGTGCTGCGCGAGCCGGGCGGCTGGCGACACTACGCCAGCAGCGACGAGACCTGGCCCTGGCCCGATGACCGGCGGCTGCGGGATCGGCTCGAGCGATGGCCGGCCCATACTCTGATCGACGTGCGCGACGACCCCGAACTGCTGGCGCTATGTGGAGGCGCCTCGCTGTTCCTGGTGCCTTATCGGCAAGGTTTGGAGGCCGAGGCCTGGATGTTGTGCGCCGGAGCGCACCAGGTGCCTGCGCTCGACATGGCCCTGGCCCTGGTGCGGACCTTGACCGAGCCACTGCTGGTACGCCATCGCCGCCAGCAACTGCAGCACCAGGCCCATCACCTCGACGACCTGCAGCAGCAGTTGGGCGCGGGCTGGTGGGAGTGGCCGGCGCACGGCGACCTGCAGTTGGACCCGGCCCTGGCCACGACCCTTGGCCTCGACAGCCGGCTCGACCTGACCCAGTGGCTTGCCCGTCTGCACCCGGCCGACCGCGAACCGGCGCAGCTGGCACTGGATCAGGCGCGTGAAGGGCAGGCCTTGAGCCTGGGCGTGCGCCTGCTGGACAGCGACCCGCTCGCGGCACCGCGCTGGTTCCATTGGGCCGGCCAGGGCCGGGGCGGCCAACTGCGCGGCTTCCTGCTCGATATCAGTGCCCTCAAGGCCCAGGAACAGCAAGCCGGTGCGGCCCGGGCGCGATTGGAAAACCTCATTGCCCGCTCACCCGCGGTGATCTACGTGCAGCGCTATGCCGAGGGCGCGCTGCACAGTGACTTCTATAGCGCCAGCCTGGCGCCGTTGCTGGGCTGGGAAGGCGACGGCGAACTCGCCCGCCAGCCGGGCCTGGCGGTGCATCCGGACGACCGCCCGCTATGGCTGGAGCGTACTCGCGGCCTGCTGCGCGATGGCCAGGTGCGTTGCCGCTATCGCCTGCGCGACCACCTCGGTGGCTACCACTGGATGCTGGACGAGGCTCGCCTGCTGCGTGACGACCTCGGCCAGCCGCTGGAAGTGGTCGGCCTGTGGCTGGACGTCAGCGAAGCCACCGAGGCCGCCGAGCGCATGCGCCAGAGCGAGGAGCGCTACCGCGTGCTGGTGGAGGACTCACCGGCGATGATCTGCCGCTATCGCCCGGACCTGACCGTGCTGTTCGGCAACCGCCCGCTGGCCGACTACCTGGGCTGCATGCCCGAACAGTTGCAGGGCATGGATCTGGGGCATTGGTTGTCCGCCGAGCAGCGCGAAACGTTCCTCCAGCGCTTGCAGGCCTTGACCCCCGAACAACCGGTGAGCAGCGCGGAGATCTGTTTGCAACTGCCCGGCCGTGAGCACGCCTGGTGGGTCTGGGCCGATCGCGGGCTGTTCGATGGCGAAGGCCGTCTGCTGGAGGTGCAGGCCGTGGGCCGCGACAACACCGAGGTGCGGCGCAGCCAGCAGCAGCTGTTGCAGGGTGCCAAGATGGCCACCCTCGGTGAGCTGGCCACCGGCTTGGTACACGAAATCAACCAGCCGCTCAACGTGATGCGCATGGCTGCGGGCAATGCTCTCAAGCGCCTGGAGAACGGCGCCGCCGATCCGGCCTACCTGGCGGACAAGCTGCGCCGCATCGAAGCCCAGGTCGAGCGTGCTGCCCGCTTGGTCGATCACATGCGCGTATACGGTCGGCGCTCGACCGTCGAGCGTGAGCGCTTCGCCGCTTGGGACGCGGTGCAGGGCGCCCTGGCACTGCTCGAGGAGGGCTTGCGCGGCAAGGGCGTGGAGCTGCACCTGGAGTCGCCGGAGTCGATGCCACAGGTGCTCGGGCATCAGGACCAGCTGGAGCAGGTGCTGATCAACCTGATGGTCAATGCCCGCGATGCCTTGTTGGAAAAGCAGGTGGCGCAGCCATGGATCCGCGTGCGCCAGGCGCTGCACGGTGAGCGGTTGTGGCTACTGGTGGATGACAATGCCGGCGGTATCGATGCAAGGCTGCAGGCGCGGATCTTCGAACCCTTCTTCACCACCAAGCCGGCCGGTGTCGGCACCGGGCTGGGGCTATCGGTCAGCCATGGCATCGTCAGCCAGATGGGCGGCGGGCTGACGGTGAGCAACTCCTCCGAAGGCGCCTGTTTTTGCATCGACCTGCCAGTTCACAGCACCAATTGA
- a CDS encoding TadE family protein codes for MKAGPAGQQKGAAAIEFVAVFMVFFAVFYGLVSYALPMLMLQSFNQASSEAVRRCVSVDPSSQTYELDVQGLARQVIGQQLAWMPNALGFNVNTDTRVTVSTDKVLTVVIDYPRERLNRVLPTLLLPVIGDVPKLPARLQAQASLQL; via the coding sequence ATGAAAGCAGGCCCGGCGGGACAACAAAAAGGCGCGGCTGCCATCGAGTTTGTCGCGGTATTCATGGTGTTTTTCGCGGTGTTCTATGGCTTGGTCAGCTACGCCTTGCCGATGCTCATGCTGCAGTCGTTCAACCAGGCCAGCAGCGAGGCGGTGCGCCGCTGCGTGTCCGTGGACCCGAGCAGCCAGACCTACGAGCTGGACGTGCAGGGGCTGGCTCGCCAGGTGATCGGCCAGCAACTGGCGTGGATGCCCAATGCGCTGGGCTTCAACGTGAACACCGATACCCGGGTCACCGTCAGCACGGACAAGGTGCTGACGGTGGTGATCGACTATCCCCGCGAACGCCTCAACCGCGTCTTGCCAACCTTGTTGCTGCCCGTGATCGGTGACGTGCCCAAGCTGCCCGCGCGGCTGCAGGCCCAGGCGAGCCTGCAACTGTGA
- a CDS encoding MaoC family dehydratase, which translates to MTRPWHDLHSPDSRLNLYLRALGRRKIRGSQLPEPGLRCYLRVDAANLAAYRRLCHFADDGRLPGTYPHVMAFSLQLQLLTGDDFPFPLLGLVHLHNSLQVLRPLGGIDGLRFAVYADNLQPHEKGGTFDLVTEAEDGLGLLWRETSRMLVRGLKLEQQATSATAEAPAALPEATRWYADSDIGRRYARVCGDYNPIHLSRLSARLFGFPRAIAHGMWSKAMALAALQGHLPKAGYEFAVDFHKPVRLPSEVVLSASEAGPTGELRLDGHGGLVHMVGSWRAL; encoded by the coding sequence ATGACCCGACCCTGGCACGACCTGCATAGCCCCGACTCACGCCTGAACCTCTACCTGCGCGCCCTCGGCAGACGCAAGATCCGTGGCAGCCAGTTGCCGGAGCCGGGCCTGCGCTGCTACCTGCGGGTCGATGCCGCCAACCTGGCGGCCTATCGCCGGCTCTGCCACTTCGCCGATGACGGCCGCCTGCCGGGCACCTACCCGCACGTCATGGCCTTCAGCCTGCAATTGCAGTTGCTCACCGGCGACGACTTCCCCTTCCCCTTGCTCGGGCTGGTGCATCTGCACAACAGCCTGCAGGTGCTGCGCCCGCTGGGCGGTATCGATGGGCTGCGCTTCGCGGTGTACGCCGACAACCTGCAGCCCCACGAAAAAGGCGGCACCTTCGACCTGGTGACCGAGGCCGAGGACGGGCTCGGGCTGCTCTGGCGCGAGACCAGCCGCATGCTGGTGCGCGGCCTCAAGCTCGAGCAACAGGCCACCAGCGCCACCGCAGAGGCACCTGCCGCGCTGCCGGAGGCCACCCGCTGGTACGCCGACAGCGACATCGGCCGGCGCTATGCCAGGGTCTGCGGCGACTACAACCCGATCCACCTGAGCCGCCTCAGCGCCCGCCTGTTTGGCTTCCCCCGGGCCATCGCCCACGGCATGTGGAGCAAGGCCATGGCGCTGGCGGCGCTGCAGGGGCACCTGCCGAAAGCCGGTTATGAATTCGCCGTGGATTTCCACAAGCCGGTGCGCCTGCCTTCGGAGGTGGTGCTGAGCGCCAGCGAGGCGGGGCCGACGGGCGAGCTGCGCCTGGATGGCCACGGTGGGCTGGTACACATGGTCGGCAGTTGGCGCGCGCTCTGA